CTGTTGTCCCTTTCATGGGTGAATCTGTAACTGATGGAACTCTTGCTAACTTCTTGAAGAGTatgatttctctctctctctctctctcacacacacacatcagGTTCATTTGCTTACAATTAACCTTCCTTTAATACAGAACCTGGTGACAGAGTTGAGGCTGATGAGCCCATAGCACAGATTGAAACTGATAAGGTACAGTCATTCAATCACTTTCTGTTCTGTCTGAATAGACATGCAATTTAGCACTCATGGATAGTCTTTTAAAATGTATCATTGCCTTTCTGTATTCCAGGTTACTATAGATGTTGCTAGTCCGGAAGCTGGTGTTATTGAAAAGGTGAAAAACATTGACCTTCTCAACTTGGCTGCTTTCGCCATCATATTTCACTCCGAAGCTATTTTTTTGATCGTGCCTTGGTTTCCAGTTCATTGCTAGCGAAGGTGATACTGTTACTCCAGGCACCAAAGTTGCTATCATATCAAAGTCTGCGGCACCAGCTGAAACACATGTTGCTCCGTCTGAGGATTCAACCCCAAAAGAAACGCCTCCAAAAGCTGAGGAGACAAAACCAAAATTAGAAGAGAAGTCACCAAAAGCAGAACCTCCCAAGATGCCTCTGCCACCCAAAACCTCCCCTACAGAACCACAGCTCCCTCCAAAAGAACGAGAACGGAGGGTAAGATCAACTTTCATCATCAATAGGTtgcacagatttttttttttacaggtaCAAGCATATCTTTAACCATTTTAATTTGCAGGTGCCAATGCCAAGGCTCAGGAAGCGTATTGCAAACCGTTTGAAGGATTCACAAAACACATTTGCAATGCTGACCACATTTAATGAAGTTGACATGTAAGTTAACATGATGTCATTTAtcttttagttttttctttatCATCACCCAAATGTATATGGTTTTAAATGGTGACATTTGGCCCCTAATTTTGATTTAtcttttagttttttctttatCATCACCCAAATGTATATGGTTTGAAATGGTGACATTTGGCCACTAATTTTGAGGAGTTATAATATTTGCCCAAGCATGCTGACCATTAGCCATGTTTTATCAGGGTAGTTGGGTGCATAATTTTTGGTCCCTGCCTACCAGCTTGCAATTTATGATAAACTGAATAAGGTGTCAAAGTACCGTCACAACTAATCTGTGCAGTATCACAGGCCAAAATTCTATTGTTTCATAAAAGGACATGGCATATAGGCATTTGTTTGATTTTGCTCTACTTCCGTTTACCTAGAAATGGTAGAATCTTGCATGGCGTACTACTAATTCTTCCTAGAAAAGCTTGGCTAGATATGCTTTTCTGTTTTGTCCCCTTACCCTGTTAAGACAATACAATGCAGGACTAATTTGATGAAGCTGCGGTCTGATTATAAGGATGAGTTTGTCACCAAGCACGGTGTCAAATTGGGTCTGATGTCCTGCTTTGTCAAGGTACTGACCAATCTTGTGTACTGCTGAAGCTGAACTATTGCTTGGTAATTTTACTAATATATTCAATGTGCTCGTTCCATTTGCTTTGTCAGGCTGCTGTTACAGCACTTCAAAACCAACCAATTGTCAATGCTGTCATTGATGGTGATGACATCATATACAGAGACTATGTTGACATCAGTGTTGCTGTTGGTACTTCCAAGGTAACTTGATACGTACTAGTCCTGTGTTGAATCCAAAGATCATCCTCTGATTGGGTTATAAGACATACATAGTCACTGTCATGTACATATCCATTTTAGGGTCTTGTGGTGCCTGTTATCCGAGATGCTGATAACATGAACTTTGCGGACATTGAGAAAGGGATAAACGCCCTTGCAAAGAAGGCTACTGAGGGGGCACTCTCAATTGATGAGATGGCAGGAGGAACATTCACCATCTCTAACGGTGGTGTTTACGGAAGCCTTATCAGCACACCTATCATCAACCCCCCACAGGtcctttttcatttttgccACTTGCAAAAATTGCCCTCACTAGGTTGATATTCATTCATCTGACACAATGTATATATATCTAATGCAGTCTGCTATTCTTGGAATGCACTCCATTGTACAACGCCCTGTGGTCGTGGACGGCAACATTCTCGCGAGGCCAATGATGTACCTTGCGCTGACATATGACCACAGGCTGATCGACGGCAGAGAAGCTGTCTACTTCCTGCGCCGCATCAAGGACGTGGTTGAAGACCCACGGAGATTGCTCCTCGACATATAAACTCCG
This window of the Oryza sativa Japonica Group chromosome 4, ASM3414082v1 genome carries:
- the LOC4335689 gene encoding dihydrolipoyllysine-residue succinyltransferase component of 2-oxoglutarate dehydrogenase complex 1, mitochondrial is translated as MASRIASRLLRRSNATLGLIRSYSHARNYSSQLSALIPIGSQSSKLTRRRYYLPNASPYQLWSRSFASDNGDQVEAVVPFMGESVTDGTLANFLKKPGDRVEADEPIAQIETDKVTIDVASPEAGVIEKFIASEGDTVTPGTKVAIISKSAAPAETHVAPSEDSTPKETPPKAEETKPKLEEKSPKAEPPKMPLPPKTSPTEPQLPPKERERRVPMPRLRKRIANRLKDSQNTFAMLTTFNEVDMTNLMKLRSDYKDEFVTKHGVKLGLMSCFVKAAVTALQNQPIVNAVIDGDDIIYRDYVDISVAVGTSKGLVVPVIRDADNMNFADIEKGINALAKKATEGALSIDEMAGGTFTISNGGVYGSLISTPIINPPQSAILGMHSIVQRPVVVDGNILARPMMYLALTYDHRLIDGREAVYFLRRIKDVVEDPRRLLLDI
- the LOC4335689 gene encoding dihydrolipoyllysine-residue succinyltransferase component of 2-oxoglutarate dehydrogenase complex 1, mitochondrial isoform X1, translating into MASRIASRLLRRSNATLGLIRSYSHARNYSSQLSALIPIGSQSSKLTRRYYLPNASPYQLWSRSFASDNGDQVEAVVPFMGESVTDGTLANFLKKPGDRVEADEPIAQIETDKVTIDVASPEAGVIEKFIASEGDTVTPGTKVAIISKSAAPAETHVAPSEDSTPKETPPKAEETKPKLEEKSPKAEPPKMPLPPKTSPTEPQLPPKERERRVPMPRLRKRIANRLKDSQNTFAMLTTFNEVDMTNLMKLRSDYKDEFVTKHGVKLGLMSCFVKAAVTALQNQPIVNAVIDGDDIIYRDYVDISVAVGTSKGLVVPVIRDADNMNFADIEKGINALAKKATEGALSIDEMAGGTFTISNGGVYGSLISTPIINPPQSAILGMHSIVQRPVVVDGNILARPMMYLALTYDHRLIDGREAVYFLRRIKDVVEDPRRLLLDI